A genome region from Physeter macrocephalus isolate SW-GA chromosome 4, ASM283717v5, whole genome shotgun sequence includes the following:
- the RD3 gene encoding protein RD3: protein MSLIPWLRWNEAPPRLSSRSPAEMVPETLMVELEGQMREAERQQWGRSNAVRKIRTGVDYSWLASAPRPTYDLSPGERLQLEGVCAKIHPSYCGPAILRFRQLMAEQEPEVQEVSRLFRSVLQEVLERMKQEEAAHKLTRQWSLRPRGSLATFRSRARITPFASDIRTISQDVERDAPPPPRTWSMPEFRAQKED from the exons ATGTCCCTCATCCCATGGCTCCGGTGGAACGAGGCTCCGCCACGGCTGTCTTCCCGGAGTCCGGCTGAGATGGTGCCGGAGACGCTCATGGTGGAGCTGGAGGGGCAGATGCGAGAGGCTGAGAGGCAACAGTGGGGGCGCAGCAACGCCGTCAGGAAGATCCGCACCGGAGTGGACTACAGCTGGCTGGCCAGCGCGCCCCGGCCCACCTACGACCTCAGCCCCGGGGAGAGGCTGCAACTAGAGGGCGTCTGCGCCAAGATCCACCCATCCTACTGTGGGCCCGCCATCCTCAG GTTCCGGCAGCTGATGGCAGAGCAGGAGCCCGAGGTGCAGGAGGTGTCCCGGCTCTTCCGCTCGGTGCTGCAGGAAGTCCTGGAGAGGATGAAGCAGGAGGAGGCGGCGCACAAGCTGACCCGGCAGTGGAGCCTGCGGCCCCGCGGCAGCCTGGCCACCTTCAGGAGCCGCGCGCGCATCACCCCCTTCGCCAGCGACATCCGCACCATCTCCCAGGACGTGGAGCGGgacgcgccgccgccgccccggaCCTGGAGCATGCCCGAGTTCCGGGCACAAAAAGAGGACTAA